One genomic segment of Trichoplusia ni isolate ovarian cell line Hi5 chromosome 5, tn1, whole genome shotgun sequence includes these proteins:
- the LOC113493879 gene encoding protein FAM183A-like yields MVEGKCTFGTRMPIDIHMLNEIIYREVKHFKNYKIYRPNFGSIPVTGKFYAAHDQLTAESQEQTELVDDYTHNVAQTRAKGPRSKYSSPATENQSYGWYTTPLVPMDRNDTRFYHPMTESPQTKIEIIISMSNPKNKKD; encoded by the exons ATGGTCGAAGGCAAGTGCACGTTTGGCACGAGGATGCCGATAGACATTCACATGCTCAACGAAATCATTTACCGGGAAGTGAAACACTTCAAGAATTACAAGATTTACAGACCTAACTTTGGAT CCATCCCGGTAACTGGTAAGTTCTACGCGGCGCACGACCAGTTGACAGCAGAGTCTCAAGAGCAGACCGAGTTGGTGGATGACTACACTCACAACGTGGCACAGACCAGGGCCAAGGGCCCTCGCAGCAAATACTCCTCACCGGCTACGGAGAACCAGTC GTACGGATGGTACACCACGCCCCTAGTCCCCATGGACCGGAATGACACAAGGTTCTATCACCCAATGACGGAGAGTCCGCAGACGAAAATAGAAATCATCATCTCCATGTCAAACCCTAAGAATAAGAAAGactaa